A genomic region of Brevibacillus sp. JNUCC-41 contains the following coding sequences:
- the brnQ gene encoding branched-chain amino acid transport system II carrier protein, with protein sequence MTQKAPLSFIIVTGLMLFALFFGAGNLIFPAMLGQSAGTNLWTASLGFIITGVGLPFITILAFGFSGKNDVQSLASRAHPLFGIIFTVVLYLSLGPLFALPRTGSVSYEIGIKPFLSNDVGFLPLLIFTIIYFGIACLLSINPSKMLDIVGKILTPLLLIFIGILIVVAIINPMGEIQSPAVDYSDNSFFKGFKEGYLTMDTLAGFAFGIIVINAFKDKGITSRKEVLGSCVKAGLIAASLLVIVYTALTYVGATSVEKLGQLDNGGDVLAQASNHFFGPAGAVLLGLIVIAACLTTSIGLITACATYFNKILPAVSYKSYVVIFAVFSAAVANVGLTKLISITVPVLTALYPVAIVLIVLTFFHSFFKGKSEVYLGSLLLTAIISIMDGIVASGIKMEVVSDLFNQYLPLYSVGVGWVIPAIIGGVLGYMVYLMKGDPKEAY encoded by the coding sequence ATGACACAGAAAGCACCACTTTCTTTTATCATTGTAACAGGGTTAATGCTTTTTGCTTTATTTTTTGGTGCAGGAAACTTAATTTTCCCTGCCATGCTCGGGCAATCCGCCGGGACTAATTTATGGACGGCCAGTTTAGGATTCATCATTACTGGGGTCGGTTTGCCATTCATTACAATATTGGCATTTGGTTTTTCGGGAAAAAATGATGTTCAATCGCTTGCAAGCAGGGCACACCCATTATTCGGCATCATTTTCACAGTCGTTCTTTATTTGTCTTTGGGACCGCTTTTCGCGCTTCCCAGAACAGGGAGTGTATCCTACGAAATAGGGATTAAACCTTTCCTTTCTAATGATGTCGGCTTTTTACCATTGCTGATATTCACGATCATATACTTTGGAATTGCCTGTTTATTATCCATCAATCCATCAAAAATGCTGGATATCGTAGGGAAAATATTAACACCATTATTATTGATTTTCATCGGGATCCTAATTGTGGTCGCCATCATTAATCCAATGGGTGAAATCCAGTCACCAGCGGTTGATTATTCAGATAATTCTTTCTTTAAGGGGTTCAAAGAAGGGTATTTGACTATGGATACGCTGGCCGGATTTGCATTTGGAATCATTGTCATCAATGCATTCAAAGATAAAGGGATAACATCTAGAAAAGAAGTGTTAGGATCTTGTGTGAAAGCTGGCTTAATAGCCGCTTCTTTGTTGGTGATCGTTTATACGGCCTTGACTTATGTCGGGGCGACAAGTGTGGAAAAACTCGGTCAACTGGATAATGGCGGAGACGTTTTGGCTCAAGCCTCGAATCATTTTTTCGGACCGGCTGGTGCCGTGTTGTTAGGGTTGATCGTGATCGCTGCCTGCTTAACGACAAGCATCGGTTTGATAACGGCTTGTGCTACGTATTTCAATAAAATACTGCCTGCTGTATCTTATAAATCATATGTCGTCATTTTCGCAGTTTTTAGTGCGGCTGTTGCCAATGTAGGTTTGACCAAGCTCATTTCCATTACAGTGCCTGTGTTAACGGCACTTTATCCTGTAGCGATCGTTTTGATTGTTCTGACATTCTTCCATTCCTTTTTCAAAGGGAAATCGGAGGTATATTTAGGAAGCTTATTATTAACGGCGATCATCAGCATAATGGATGGAATAGTGGCATCAGGCATTAAAATGGAAGTTGTTTCGGACCTTTTCAATCAATACCTTCCACTATATAGTGTAGGAGTGGGATGGGTGATTCCTGCCATCATCGGCGGTGTATTGGGCTATATGGTATACCTTATGAAAGGTGACCCTAAGGAAGCCTATTAA
- a CDS encoding sugar O-acetyltransferase encodes MYSEKEKMVSGEPYMAADPELVRDRENARKLTRLYNQTAESEGDERTALLKQLLGSTGLNVYIEPTFRCDYGYNISVGENFYANFDCVILDVCEVKIGRDCMLAPGVHIYTATHPLDPFERSSGVEYGKPVTIGDHVWIGGGAIINPGITIGNHSVVASGAVVTKDVPEGVVVGGNPAKVIKHIEGIK; translated from the coding sequence ATGTATTCGGAAAAAGAAAAAATGGTGAGCGGGGAACCTTACATGGCCGCTGATCCGGAATTAGTAAGAGATAGGGAAAACGCCAGAAAGTTGACCCGGTTATACAATCAGACAGCAGAAAGCGAAGGGGATGAACGAACTGCCCTGCTGAAACAGCTTTTAGGTTCCACTGGTCTAAATGTATATATTGAACCCACTTTTCGTTGTGACTATGGATACAACATTTCTGTCGGGGAAAACTTTTATGCTAATTTCGATTGTGTCATTTTGGACGTTTGTGAAGTGAAAATTGGCAGGGACTGCATGTTGGCTCCCGGAGTGCATATCTATACAGCCACACACCCGCTGGATCCCTTTGAACGCAGTTCTGGAGTGGAATACGGAAAACCTGTTACGATCGGGGATCATGTATGGATTGGCGGAGGGGCCATCATCAATCCTGGCATAACAATAGGGAATCATTCCGTCGTCGCTTCAGGGGCAGTCGTAACAAAGGATGTTCCTGAAGGCGTTGTTGTCGGCGGAAACCCAGCGAAGGTCATCAAGCATATTGAAGGAATTAAATAA
- a CDS encoding SDR family oxidoreductase produces MKVFVVGANGQIGKYLVDLLKDSPEHSVRAMVRKEEQSKHLEKNGIESALVSLTGTVDEISNAAKGCDAIVFTAGSGGSTGADQTLLIDLDGAVKTIEAAENLGINRFIMVSAFQANNRENWNEAIKPYYVAKHYADRALLQSDLNYTIIKPGGLVNEPGTGKVAAAEELERGQIAREDVARTIFASLTEENTYKRSFDLISGDTAISEALRKI; encoded by the coding sequence ATGAAAGTATTCGTAGTTGGGGCAAATGGGCAGATCGGTAAATATCTTGTAGATTTATTAAAAGATAGCCCGGAACATAGTGTACGGGCAATGGTTCGTAAAGAAGAACAAAGTAAGCATTTAGAGAAAAATGGAATTGAATCTGCTCTCGTGAGCTTAACCGGAACGGTGGATGAGATTTCGAATGCGGCAAAAGGCTGCGATGCCATCGTGTTTACAGCAGGATCCGGAGGAAGCACCGGTGCTGATCAAACGCTGTTGATTGATTTGGATGGTGCTGTTAAAACGATTGAAGCGGCAGAAAACTTGGGAATCAACCGATTCATCATGGTGAGCGCTTTTCAGGCCAATAATCGCGAAAACTGGAATGAAGCCATCAAACCATATTATGTGGCCAAGCACTACGCGGATAGGGCATTGTTACAAAGCGATTTAAATTATACCATCATTAAGCCAGGCGGCCTGGTGAATGAACCGGGGACAGGCAAAGTGGCAGCCGCCGAAGAATTGGAAAGAGGTCAGATTGCCCGGGAAGATGTGGCTCGAACGATTTTTGCTTCTTTAACTGAAGAAAATACCTACAAGCGTTCATTTGATTTAATCTCTGGTGATACTGCAATCTCGGAAGCATTAAGGAAAATTTAA
- a CDS encoding CD3324 family protein, with translation MKYVKATAVLPEKLIVEIQKYVQGETIYIPKPEKAHHKWGTRSGSRELIDDRNASIKYAFKDGHTIHQLAEEHFLSAETIKKIVYSK, from the coding sequence ATGAAATATGTAAAAGCGACGGCCGTTTTGCCTGAAAAGCTGATCGTTGAAATTCAAAAGTATGTGCAAGGTGAAACCATATATATCCCTAAACCTGAAAAGGCGCACCACAAATGGGGAACCCGTTCGGGATCAAGGGAATTGATCGATGACCGAAATGCCTCTATAAAATATGCATTCAAAGACGGTCATACCATCCATCAATTAGCAGAGGAACATTTTCTCTCCGCGGAAACCATCAAGAAAATCGTTTATTCCAAATAG
- a CDS encoding FusB/FusC family EF-G-binding protein, translated as MEAFIRSEQYNFIKSQTQILINGHATANDKDVINTLKTVAKERVLSLFSDLSEEQKQLLDPVDTIKDPAQAEAFLLKVKPFVIPFKVVTEKTIKKLFPKAKKLKVPLLENIDLREISYLGWDDVGSGKKFIIAPHHNKLTGLHGTIKPANKKGICAICSRFEEVGMFMSETKGTVQGTFIRKGNYICLDSMKCNQNVTTLDKMTDLIERLK; from the coding sequence ATGGAAGCTTTTATCAGGAGCGAGCAGTATAACTTCATAAAATCCCAAACACAGATTCTCATAAATGGACACGCGACGGCCAACGATAAGGATGTGATCAACACCCTGAAAACAGTCGCCAAAGAACGAGTATTAAGCTTATTCAGTGACCTGAGCGAAGAGCAAAAACAACTGCTTGATCCAGTAGATACCATTAAAGATCCCGCACAAGCCGAAGCCTTTCTCTTAAAGGTAAAGCCATTTGTGATCCCATTTAAAGTAGTAACCGAAAAAACGATAAAAAAATTATTTCCTAAAGCAAAGAAATTAAAAGTCCCTTTGTTGGAAAACATTGATTTGAGAGAGATTTCATATTTGGGATGGGATGATGTCGGTTCCGGGAAGAAATTCATCATTGCACCCCATCATAATAAACTCACCGGATTGCATGGAACCATTAAACCTGCCAACAAAAAAGGGATCTGTGCCATATGCAGCCGCTTTGAAGAAGTAGGGATGTTCATGTCTGAAACAAAAGGAACCGTCCAAGGGACATTTATTAGAAAAGGGAATTATATTTGTCTGGACAGTATGAAATGCAACCAGAACGTAACCACTTTGGATAAAATGACCGACCTAATCGAGCGGCTGAAATAA
- a CDS encoding MEDS domain-containing protein codes for METIHERRIDILKSKMNQLFEDQKNVHVLYSYNEMEDYIKQVLSYIQDGIIAGDYVILVENDRIYPIIHKELSTRLTKDQMELLHFVNNFDFYCSSGSYHPPAIEEYFNKTVQPYAENKISFRSWAHVEWATLEEPLHIIEEFERTVDKAVNLLSFPLICAYKGERMPEYLKTILLETHPYVLEDDDITICEQYLPSV; via the coding sequence ATGGAAACGATACATGAAAGAAGGATTGATATATTGAAAAGCAAAATGAATCAGTTGTTCGAAGACCAAAAAAATGTTCATGTGCTATATTCCTATAATGAAATGGAAGATTACATTAAACAAGTTTTAAGTTATATCCAAGATGGCATCATTGCGGGGGATTACGTCATTCTTGTTGAAAATGACCGTATTTACCCCATTATCCATAAAGAACTAAGCACTCGGTTAACAAAAGATCAAATGGAGCTCCTTCACTTTGTGAACAACTTCGATTTCTATTGCTCAAGCGGCAGTTATCATCCTCCTGCAATCGAAGAATACTTTAATAAAACGGTTCAGCCCTATGCCGAAAATAAAATCTCTTTCCGATCATGGGCACATGTGGAATGGGCAACCTTGGAAGAGCCCCTGCATATTATAGAGGAATTTGAGAGAACAGTGGACAAAGCTGTAAATCTGCTGTCATTTCCATTAATTTGTGCGTACAAAGGTGAGAGGATGCCAGAATACCTGAAAACCATTTTGCTGGAAACACATCCTTATGTTCTAGAAGACGATGATATCACCATCTGTGAACAATACTTGCCATCTGTTTAA
- the gltD gene encoding glutamate synthase small subunit — translation MGKATGFMDYPREKPKDRNPLTRLSDWREYTAPFSDEKLSTQGARCMDCATPFCHMGMELNRVTTGCPIHNLIPEWNDLVYRGRWKEALDRLLKTNNFPEFTGRVCPAPCEGSCTVAISDPAVTIKNIERTIIDKGFENGWITPRIPESRTGKKIAIIGSGPAGLASADQLNQAGHSVTVYERSDRAGGLLTYGIPNMKLEKNVVARRIKLLTQEGIDFITNTEVGKDITAEELQNQYDAVILCTGAQKQRDLVIEGREASGIHLAMDYLTTSTKSLLDSNFEDGKFIDTKGKDVIVIGGGDTGADCVATALRQECKSVVQFGKHPILPTARTSDNMWPAYPNVFSLDYAYEEAEAKFGADPRQYSIQTKKIVADENGNVKELHTISMEKIKSEDGMYIFKEVPGTEKVWPAQFVFIAIGFEGTEMPLLTQFGVETVNQKIDAVYGEYKTNVEGVFTAGDARRGQSLIVWAINEGREVAREVDRYLMGATVLP, via the coding sequence ATGGGAAAAGCAACAGGATTTATGGATTACCCGCGAGAAAAACCAAAAGACCGGAATCCTCTCACTCGTTTAAGTGACTGGAGAGAATATACAGCTCCTTTCTCTGATGAAAAGTTAAGTACACAGGGAGCGCGGTGTATGGACTGCGCCACCCCTTTCTGCCATATGGGCATGGAATTGAACCGGGTCACAACAGGCTGCCCGATTCATAATCTGATCCCGGAGTGGAATGATTTGGTGTACCGCGGCAGATGGAAAGAAGCATTGGACCGTTTATTGAAAACGAATAATTTCCCTGAATTCACCGGGCGCGTCTGCCCGGCCCCTTGTGAAGGGTCTTGTACGGTAGCGATAAGCGATCCTGCCGTTACCATCAAGAACATTGAAAGGACCATCATCGACAAAGGATTTGAAAATGGCTGGATCACGCCTCGCATCCCTGAAAGCAGAACAGGCAAGAAAATTGCCATCATCGGTTCAGGCCCGGCTGGATTGGCGAGTGCCGACCAGTTGAATCAGGCAGGTCATTCGGTCACGGTTTATGAGCGCTCAGACCGTGCAGGGGGGCTGTTGACATACGGCATCCCGAACATGAAACTTGAAAAAAATGTCGTTGCACGCCGAATTAAATTATTGACCCAGGAAGGCATCGATTTCATTACCAATACAGAAGTAGGCAAAGATATAACAGCCGAAGAACTGCAAAATCAATATGATGCGGTCATCCTGTGCACAGGCGCCCAAAAGCAGCGTGACCTGGTAATTGAAGGACGCGAGGCATCAGGCATTCACCTTGCAATGGATTACTTGACGACTTCGACTAAAAGTCTATTGGACTCCAATTTTGAAGACGGCAAGTTCATAGACACTAAGGGGAAGGACGTCATCGTCATCGGCGGCGGGGATACAGGAGCTGACTGTGTCGCAACAGCCCTTCGCCAGGAATGTAAGAGCGTCGTGCAATTCGGGAAGCACCCAATCCTTCCGACGGCCCGTACATCCGATAATATGTGGCCAGCCTACCCGAATGTATTTTCCCTTGATTATGCGTATGAAGAAGCGGAAGCGAAATTCGGTGCAGATCCGCGACAATATTCAATCCAAACAAAAAAAATCGTAGCCGATGAAAATGGCAACGTTAAAGAACTGCACACAATCTCAATGGAAAAAATCAAAAGCGAAGACGGAATGTACATCTTCAAGGAAGTTCCAGGAACTGAAAAAGTATGGCCTGCACAATTCGTTTTCATCGCAATCGGATTTGAAGGAACCGAAATGCCGCTATTAACTCAATTTGGCGTAGAAACAGTAAATCAAAAAATTGATGCCGTCTATGGCGAATACAAAACGAATGTCGAAGGGGTTTTCACTGCCGGAGATGCAAGGAGAGGGCAAAGCCTCATTGTTTGGGCAATCAATGAAGGCCGTGAAGTAGCGAGAGAAGTGGACCGCTACTTGATGGGTGCAACGGTTTTGCCTTAA
- the gltB gene encoding glutamate synthase large subunit encodes MTYNQIPKAQGLYHPEFEHDACGIGLYAHLKGLATHDIVKQGLDMLCQLDHRGGQGSDPLTGDGAGLMVQIPDEYFRLACPEMNLPAKGRYGVGMLFFSNNDDERNEIETRLNAFIEQEGQTLLGWRTVPVDATKIGEVGKETCPTIRQVFIGASVGQTDDLAFERKLFIIRKQAENWARERGKRFYFASLSSATIVYKGLLTPEQVDAFYLDLQQESFVSAFALVHSRFSTNTFPSWERAHPNRYLIHNGEINTLRGNVNWMKAREQQFVSEAFGDDLQKVLPILDIDGSDSSILDNALEFFVLAGRKPAHAAMMLIPEPWTENPHMTKEKKAFYEYHSMLMEPWDGPTAISFTNGKQIGAILDRNGLRPARYYVTKDDYIIFSSEVGVIDVEPENVLYKDRLSPGRMLLIDLEEGRIVSDEEIKSEMAQEKPYQQWLDEQLVQLRDEEPVLEGEPWSDLLFRQKAFGYTYEDVQKYLLPVINEGKDPLGSMGNDIPLAVLSDRPQSLFNYFKQSFAQVTNPPIDSLREQIVTSTMTFLGAEGDLLKPDETNSRRIQLDSPVLTPGQMQQLKENAYPEFRSKVIHTLFSEDLDIELDRICREAEQAIADGVSLLILSDKDMSKEKAAIPSLLAASALHQELIRHGNRTKVSIIVESGEAREVHHYASLIGYGVDAIYPYLAYETYKQAVLEGSLSISYEETVRKYVRSLTEGIVKVMSKMGISTIQSYRGAQIFEAVGIGAEVIERYFSGTASQLSGIDLETIADEALIRHRKAAADSLDRTLESGSDFQWRKTGEHHAFNPKTIHTLQWACRKGDYNLFKQYSNMANEERLGFLRNLFSFDQKRQSISIDEVETVESIVSRFKTGAMSFGSLSQEAHETLAIAMNRLGGKSNSGEGGEHPSRYQLDENGDDRRSGIKQIASGRFGVKSHYLVNADELQIKMAQGAKPGEGGQLPGNKVYPWVAEVRGSTPGVGLISPPPHHDIYSIEDLAQLIHDLKNANRDARISVKLVSKAGVGTIAAGVAKGAADVIVISGYDGGTGASPKTSIKHTGLPWELGLAEAHQTLMLNGLRSRVVLETDGKLMTGRDVVMAAILGAEEFGFATAPLVVLGCVMMRACHLDTCPVGVATQNPELRSKFTGDPDHVVNFMRFIAEEVRETMAELGFRTLEEMVGRTDVLQVSERAKNHWKAKHLDLTTLLFQPEGIRTYQIPQNHKIDESLDIREILPIVEPALDDQTQVDVSFPITNVNRVVGTIVGSEVSKRYGEEGLPEDTITLRFTGSAGQSFGAFIPKGMSMYLTGDVNDYVGKGLSGGKIIVSAPAGNQIEAGDNVIAGNIALYGGTSGEAYMNGRAGERFAVRNSGVNVVVEGIGDHGCEYMTGGRVVILGNVGKNFAAGMSGGIAYVLADDAEEFKALCNGEMIEFETLDDMDDANEVKEMLYSHVHYTESAKASYVLENWADFAKKFVKVIPKDYKRMIKSINEQKRAGLTDEKAIMSAFQANAVQDKKITKQAVMQ; translated from the coding sequence GGATATGCTGTGCCAATTAGATCATCGCGGCGGACAAGGCAGCGATCCCCTTACAGGAGATGGCGCAGGATTAATGGTGCAGATTCCTGATGAATATTTCAGGCTGGCATGCCCGGAAATGAATTTGCCGGCAAAAGGGCGCTATGGTGTAGGCATGCTCTTTTTCTCTAACAATGATGATGAACGGAATGAAATCGAAACTCGTTTGAATGCATTTATCGAACAAGAGGGCCAAACGCTATTAGGCTGGAGAACGGTTCCTGTTGATGCAACGAAAATCGGGGAGGTCGGAAAGGAGACATGTCCGACGATCCGCCAAGTATTCATCGGGGCAAGCGTTGGGCAAACAGATGATTTAGCTTTTGAGCGTAAATTGTTCATTATCAGAAAACAAGCTGAAAACTGGGCCCGTGAACGCGGCAAACGTTTTTATTTTGCCAGCCTTTCAAGTGCTACGATCGTATACAAAGGATTATTGACGCCAGAGCAGGTGGATGCTTTTTATCTTGACCTTCAACAGGAGTCTTTCGTTTCGGCTTTCGCTTTAGTGCATTCCCGCTTCAGCACGAATACTTTTCCTAGTTGGGAACGGGCACATCCAAACCGTTACCTGATCCATAATGGCGAAATCAATACGCTTAGGGGCAATGTGAATTGGATGAAAGCGCGTGAGCAGCAGTTCGTGTCGGAAGCATTCGGGGATGACTTGCAAAAGGTCCTGCCTATTCTTGATATAGACGGCAGTGATTCCTCGATTCTTGATAATGCACTTGAATTCTTCGTGCTTGCCGGGCGTAAGCCGGCACATGCAGCGATGATGCTCATTCCAGAACCATGGACGGAGAATCCGCATATGACGAAGGAAAAGAAGGCATTTTACGAATATCATAGCATGCTCATGGAGCCATGGGATGGTCCGACGGCCATATCCTTTACGAATGGCAAGCAAATCGGTGCCATCCTTGATCGAAATGGTTTAAGGCCGGCAAGGTATTATGTGACAAAAGATGATTACATCATTTTCTCATCCGAAGTCGGCGTGATCGATGTGGAGCCGGAGAATGTATTATATAAAGATCGTTTAAGCCCAGGCAGAATGCTTTTAATCGATTTAGAGGAAGGCCGTATTGTTTCCGATGAAGAGATCAAGTCGGAAATGGCTCAAGAAAAACCATACCAGCAATGGCTGGACGAACAGCTTGTTCAATTGCGTGACGAAGAACCTGTGCTCGAAGGGGAGCCATGGAGTGATTTGTTATTCAGGCAAAAAGCGTTCGGATACACGTATGAAGATGTCCAAAAATATTTACTGCCGGTCATTAACGAAGGCAAAGATCCACTTGGCAGCATGGGGAATGACATTCCATTAGCGGTCTTATCAGATCGCCCGCAATCGCTATTCAACTATTTCAAGCAATCTTTTGCACAGGTAACCAACCCGCCAATCGATTCCCTTCGTGAACAGATTGTCACGTCAACGATGACATTTCTGGGTGCGGAAGGAGATTTGCTGAAACCGGATGAAACGAACAGCCGCCGCATTCAATTGGATTCACCTGTATTGACGCCAGGTCAAATGCAGCAGTTGAAAGAAAATGCCTATCCTGAATTCAGGAGCAAAGTCATTCACACTTTATTTTCGGAAGATTTAGATATCGAACTCGATCGCATCTGCCGTGAAGCGGAACAAGCAATCGCTGATGGTGTCAGCCTTTTGATATTATCTGACAAGGATATGAGCAAAGAAAAAGCTGCGATTCCTTCCCTGTTGGCTGCGAGCGCCCTGCATCAAGAGCTGATCCGTCATGGGAACCGTACGAAAGTGAGCATTATCGTTGAATCGGGGGAAGCAAGGGAAGTCCATCATTATGCGTCCCTGATCGGGTATGGAGTGGATGCGATTTACCCATACCTTGCTTATGAAACATATAAGCAGGCGGTATTGGAAGGCAGTTTGTCCATCAGCTACGAAGAAACGGTAAGGAAATATGTACGCTCGTTGACAGAAGGCATCGTAAAAGTGATGTCGAAAATGGGGATTTCAACGATTCAAAGTTATCGCGGCGCACAAATTTTCGAAGCGGTTGGAATCGGTGCTGAAGTGATCGAACGCTATTTCAGCGGTACGGCATCGCAGCTTAGTGGGATCGATTTGGAAACGATCGCAGATGAGGCGTTGATTCGCCATAGGAAAGCTGCAGCCGATTCACTTGACCGAACTCTTGAAAGCGGAAGTGATTTTCAATGGAGAAAAACAGGGGAACATCATGCTTTCAATCCTAAAACGATCCATACACTGCAATGGGCCTGCCGGAAAGGCGACTATAATTTATTTAAGCAATATTCAAACATGGCGAATGAAGAGAGACTCGGGTTTTTACGGAATTTATTCTCGTTCGATCAGAAACGCCAAAGCATTTCCATAGATGAAGTGGAAACCGTGGAATCCATCGTCAGCCGATTCAAAACGGGCGCGATGTCATTCGGTTCTTTGAGTCAGGAAGCACATGAAACTTTAGCGATTGCGATGAACCGTTTAGGCGGAAAAAGCAATAGCGGTGAAGGCGGGGAGCATCCTAGCCGTTACCAATTGGATGAAAACGGCGATGACCGCCGCAGCGGAATTAAACAAATTGCATCAGGTCGTTTTGGAGTGAAAAGCCATTACCTTGTTAATGCAGATGAACTTCAAATTAAAATGGCGCAAGGTGCAAAGCCGGGTGAAGGCGGCCAGCTGCCAGGGAACAAAGTATACCCTTGGGTCGCAGAGGTCCGTGGTTCCACACCAGGTGTCGGCCTGATTTCACCGCCTCCGCATCATGATATCTATTCGATTGAAGATCTGGCACAGCTGATTCACGATTTAAAAAATGCGAACCGTGATGCCAGGATCAGCGTCAAACTTGTATCAAAAGCAGGCGTAGGCACGATTGCAGCCGGTGTGGCCAAAGGAGCCGCAGATGTCATCGTTATCAGCGGGTATGATGGCGGTACAGGGGCATCACCAAAAACAAGTATCAAACATACAGGTCTTCCTTGGGAGCTGGGCCTTGCCGAAGCACACCAAACATTGATGCTGAATGGCCTGCGCAGCCGTGTAGTCCTTGAAACGGATGGAAAGTTAATGACGGGACGCGATGTGGTCATGGCAGCTATCCTTGGAGCGGAAGAATTCGGCTTTGCTACAGCACCGCTTGTGGTCCTTGGCTGTGTCATGATGCGTGCTTGCCATTTGGATACATGTCCAGTCGGGGTAGCTACTCAAAACCCTGAGCTTCGCAGCAAATTCACAGGAGATCCGGATCATGTCGTTAATTTCATGCGCTTCATCGCTGAGGAAGTGCGGGAAACGATGGCCGAGCTTGGATTTAGAACACTGGAAGAAATGGTCGGCCGCACTGATGTTTTACAAGTGAGCGAGCGGGCGAAAAACCATTGGAAAGCGAAGCATCTGGACTTGACGACACTTCTTTTCCAACCGGAGGGGATACGTACGTATCAAATTCCTCAAAATCATAAAATTGATGAATCCCTGGATATCCGTGAGATTTTACCGATTGTGGAGCCTGCTTTGGATGACCAAACCCAGGTGGACGTCAGCTTCCCGATTACAAACGTGAACCGTGTTGTCGGAACGATTGTCGGCAGTGAAGTATCCAAACGCTATGGGGAAGAAGGGCTGCCTGAAGATACGATCACACTCCGTTTTACGGGATCGGCGGGCCAGAGCTTCGGAGCGTTCATTCCAAAAGGGATGTCGATGTATTTGACAGGTGATGTCAATGACTATGTTGGGAAAGGATTATCTGGCGGAAAGATCATTGTCTCGGCACCTGCTGGCAATCAGATTGAGGCTGGGGACAATGTAATTGCCGGAAATATCGCCTTATATGGTGGAACAAGCGGCGAGGCCTACATGAATGGCCGTGCGGGAGAACGATTTGCAGTACGGAACAGTGGAGTCAACGTCGTCGTTGAAGGAATTGGCGATCATGGCTGTGAGTATATGACAGGCGGACGCGTGGTCATTCTGGGCAACGTCGGCAAAAACTTTGCGGCAGGCATGTCAGGCGGCATCGCTTATGTACTTGCTGATGATGCAGAAGAATTCAAGGCATTATGCAATGGTGAAATGATAGAATTCGAGACGCTTGATGATATGGATGATGCAAACGAAGTAAAAGAAATGCTTTACAGCCACGTTCATTATACTGAAAGTGCCAAAGCATCGTATGTACTGGAGAACTGGGCGGATTTTGCCAAGAAATTCGTAAAAGTCATTCCGAAAGATTACAAACGGATGATCAAAAGCATCAATGAGCAGAAGCGTGCAGGGCTAACGGATGAAAAAGCGATCATGAGTGCATTCCAAGCAAATGCCGTTCAAGATAAAAAAATCACTAAACAAGCTGTGATGCAGTAA